From Shewanella yunxiaonensis, the proteins below share one genomic window:
- the nifN gene encoding nitrogenase iron-molybdenum cofactor biosynthesis protein NifN, whose protein sequence is MATIIKQNTPLVTQPLKTSPATGATLASMGLKKTIPLLHGSQGCGAFAKVYLIQHLREPIPLQNTAIDQVAAVMGGDENLFEALKTLCEKEAPQLITVMTTGLTEMQGTDTYRVIHDFRRQYPQYAATRIINMSTPDFSGSMQTGFASCVDAVVRQTVQPPSGRQKQRKQVNVLCSIGMTAADIETLQGYLEAFALDAIMVPDLSLSLDGHLDDSDYSACSTGGTSILEIELMADSCATLVLGRSLLPTATWLKQRFDIPLISLDMGMDIAQMDALVLALSQLSGKPVPDWIGRARRRLQDAMLDCHFVLSNEQIAVALEPDLAIGYGKLLASMGIRVPRIVTTVDAPGLAELSAAEVVIGDLASLNPVVAQVSTIISNSHAAGMFEPQVPVLRAGYPCHDQFGNMDIRQFGYEGCRERLFALANLQLRHHHDEVAPHISAYRFGADEVQPKERAS, encoded by the coding sequence ATGGCGACCATCATTAAACAGAACACGCCGCTGGTGACCCAGCCGCTGAAAACCAGTCCCGCCACCGGGGCGACCCTGGCCAGCATGGGACTGAAGAAAACCATTCCGCTGCTGCACGGCTCTCAGGGCTGTGGTGCTTTCGCTAAAGTGTATCTGATCCAGCATCTGCGTGAACCCATTCCATTGCAGAACACCGCCATCGATCAGGTCGCCGCAGTGATGGGTGGTGATGAAAACCTGTTTGAAGCGCTGAAAACCCTTTGCGAAAAAGAAGCGCCGCAGTTAATCACGGTGATGACCACCGGCCTCACCGAAATGCAGGGCACCGATACGTATCGGGTGATCCACGATTTTCGCCGCCAATATCCACAGTATGCCGCGACGCGCATCATCAATATGAGCACGCCGGACTTCAGCGGCTCGATGCAAACCGGCTTTGCTAGTTGCGTCGATGCGGTGGTGCGGCAGACGGTGCAGCCACCCAGTGGCAGACAGAAACAACGTAAACAGGTCAATGTGCTGTGCTCTATCGGCATGACCGCTGCTGATATCGAAACCTTACAAGGTTATCTCGAGGCTTTCGCGCTGGATGCCATCATGGTGCCGGATCTGTCGTTGTCGCTCGATGGGCATCTGGATGACAGCGACTATTCTGCCTGTTCCACTGGCGGCACCTCGATTCTGGAAATCGAACTGATGGCTGACAGCTGTGCCACGCTGGTGTTGGGGCGTTCATTGTTACCCACCGCGACTTGGCTCAAGCAACGCTTCGATATCCCGCTGATCAGTCTGGATATGGGCATGGATATCGCCCAGATGGATGCACTGGTGCTGGCATTGTCACAGTTGAGTGGTAAGCCGGTGCCAGACTGGATTGGCCGCGCCCGTCGCCGGTTGCAGGATGCCATGCTTGATTGCCACTTTGTGCTAAGTAATGAACAGATCGCGGTGGCACTGGAACCGGACCTCGCCATCGGATATGGCAAGCTGCTGGCCAGCATGGGCATTCGAGTGCCACGTATTGTCACCACGGTAGACGCGCCGGGGTTAGCCGAACTCAGCGCTGCCGAAGTGGTGATTGGCGATCTGGCCTCATTGAATCCTGTGGTCGCGCAGGTCTCCACCATTATCAGCAACAGCCACGCGGCGGGCATGTTTGAACCACAAGTACCGGTGCTGCGGGCCGGTTATCCGTGCCACGACCAGTTCGGCAATATGGACATACGTCAGTTCGGTTACGAAGGTTGTCGTGAGCGGCTGTTTGCCCTCGCCAATCTGCAACTGCGCCACCATCACGATGAAGTGGCACCGCATATCAGTGCCTATCGCTTCGGCGCTGACGAGGTTCAGCCTAAGGAGCGCGCATCATGA
- the nifE gene encoding nitrogenase iron-molybdenum cofactor biosynthesis protein NifE, translated as MKLSEIRLLQDEPACEHNSGKKSGCSRPKPGATAGGCCFDGAQISLLPIADVGHIVHGPIACAGNSWNNRGTRAIGSNLFRLGFTTDLNEQDVIMGRAEKRLLHAIKQLIEQHQPPAVFVYMTCVPAMEGNDIAAICKLAQQRWGIPVVPVDAAGFYGNKNFGNRIAGSVMIKHVVGTAEPPAKPLMKHDPSRQVHDIVLIGEYNIAGEFWHVSPLFEELGLRVLCCMAGDTQFHQIQTMHRADAAMVVCSRAQINVARLLQEQWGVPWFEGSFYGISDTSAALRHFAALLHDDKLNAHVEQVIAREEDRVRAALRPYREQLEGKKALLYTGGVKSWSVISALNELGIEVVATGTKKSTQADKQRITEIMGENALMLDEGGARLLLNTCRQHNADLMIAGGRNMYTALKGRLPFLDINQERHHAYAGYEGMITLAAELVRTLNSPIWGAVRSHAPWEQNAGAEPVAALYGQ; from the coding sequence ATGAAACTATCCGAGATCCGGCTGCTACAGGATGAGCCAGCCTGTGAACACAACAGTGGCAAAAAGAGTGGCTGTTCCCGTCCCAAGCCCGGTGCTACAGCTGGTGGCTGCTGTTTCGACGGCGCGCAAATCAGTCTGTTGCCGATTGCCGATGTCGGTCACATCGTTCATGGTCCTATCGCCTGCGCTGGTAACAGCTGGAACAACCGTGGTACCCGCGCCATCGGCTCCAACCTGTTTCGCTTAGGGTTTACCACTGACCTCAATGAACAAGACGTGATTATGGGGCGCGCCGAAAAACGTCTGTTACACGCCATCAAGCAGCTGATTGAACAACATCAGCCACCGGCAGTGTTTGTGTATATGACCTGTGTGCCAGCGATGGAGGGCAATGATATTGCCGCTATCTGCAAACTGGCGCAGCAACGCTGGGGTATTCCGGTGGTGCCGGTAGATGCTGCCGGGTTCTATGGCAACAAAAACTTCGGTAACCGTATCGCGGGCAGTGTGATGATCAAGCATGTGGTCGGCACCGCCGAGCCGCCAGCCAAACCCTTGATGAAACACGACCCCAGTCGCCAGGTGCACGACATTGTCTTGATTGGTGAATACAACATTGCTGGTGAATTCTGGCATGTGTCGCCATTGTTTGAAGAATTGGGGTTGCGGGTACTGTGCTGTATGGCGGGCGATACCCAGTTTCACCAAATTCAGACCATGCACCGCGCCGATGCCGCGATGGTGGTGTGTTCGCGGGCGCAGATCAACGTTGCGCGGCTGCTGCAAGAACAATGGGGCGTCCCGTGGTTTGAAGGTAGCTTCTACGGCATATCCGACACCTCGGCTGCGCTGCGTCACTTTGCCGCATTACTGCATGATGACAAACTCAATGCCCATGTTGAACAAGTGATTGCCCGCGAAGAAGACCGGGTGCGCGCCGCGCTACGGCCATATCGTGAGCAACTCGAAGGCAAAAAGGCGCTGCTCTACACCGGCGGCGTTAAGTCCTGGTCTGTGATTTCCGCACTCAATGAACTCGGCATTGAAGTGGTGGCTACCGGCACTAAAAAATCCACCCAGGCCGATAAGCAGCGCATCACTGAGATCATGGGCGAAAACGCGCTGATGTTGGACGAAGGTGGTGCCCGCTTATTGCTCAACACCTGCCGTCAGCATAATGCTGACTTGATGATTGCCGGTGGCCGCAACATGTATACCGCGCTGAAAGGCCGCTTGCCGTTTCTCGACATCAATCAGGAACGGCACCACGCCTATGCAGGCTACGAGGGGATGATCACTCTGGCGGCAGAGTTGGTGCGGACGCTCAATAGCCCAATCTGGGGGGCCGTGCGCAGTCATGCGCCCTGGGAACAAAATGCCGGTGCTGAGCCTGTTGCAGCACTTTACGGTCAATAA
- a CDS encoding NifB/NifX family molybdenum-iron cluster-binding protein — translation MSADFPKSNSERKLYVEPLPDAEFRLKVAFSTLDRRHVDQHFGSARSVLIYGIGREQWAILEAIEYPEDDSRTHDRLPARIRDLSNCSAIFCNACGASAIRQLLDKGIHPVKVMEGSEIHQLLDDIRQELNGTPMGWLARSLKQLDEQPQEHCSDRLQALMDEEW, via the coding sequence ATGAGTGCTGATTTCCCAAAATCCAACAGTGAACGCAAGCTGTATGTGGAACCGCTGCCGGATGCTGAGTTTCGGCTCAAAGTAGCGTTTTCCACCTTAGATCGCCGCCACGTCGATCAGCATTTTGGCAGTGCTCGCAGTGTGCTGATTTATGGCATCGGTCGCGAACAGTGGGCGATCCTCGAAGCCATCGAATATCCCGAAGACGACAGTCGCACCCATGACCGGCTCCCAGCACGGATCCGCGATCTGAGCAACTGCTCGGCCATTTTCTGCAACGCCTGCGGTGCCTCCGCCATCCGCCAGTTGCTGGATAAAGGGATCCATCCGGTCAAGGTGATGGAAGGCAGTGAGATTCATCAGTTACTGGACGATATTCGTCAGGAACTCAACGGTACACCGATGGGCTGGCTGGCCCGTTCACTGAAACAACTGGATGAACAACCACAGGAACACTGCAGCGATCGACTGCAAGCATTAATGGATGAAGAGTGGTAA
- a CDS encoding DUF6129 family protein, which translates to MTLDREIETIGSRIARESTIDEALLARLRAAYPQWRFTLCSEDDTGEREPYLTFDGFDLHLVRLSATGCASLTPWPEQSSGILVALHES; encoded by the coding sequence ATGACACTTGATCGCGAAATAGAAACTATTGGCTCACGGATTGCGCGTGAGTCCACGATTGACGAGGCGCTGCTGGCCCGGTTGCGGGCTGCTTACCCCCAGTGGCGCTTCACCTTATGCAGTGAAGATGACACCGGAGAACGCGAGCCCTATCTGACTTTCGATGGTTTCGATCTGCATCTGGTACGCCTGTCAGCGACAGGTTGTGCCAGTCTCACCCCGTGGCCGGAACAGAGTTCTGGCATCCTTGTGGCGCTTCATGAGTCGTGA
- the nifT gene encoding putative nitrogen fixation protein NifT, with protein sequence MANVMIQYNEQGALCLYLPKKDLEEAITHFEFDTAEQWGGEVHLAGGAIYYIDPIPAPERLPITVRAKRLQAA encoded by the coding sequence ATGGCGAACGTGATGATTCAGTACAACGAGCAGGGCGCGCTGTGTCTGTACCTGCCGAAAAAGGATTTGGAAGAAGCGATCACTCACTTTGAATTTGACACTGCCGAGCAGTGGGGGGGGGAAGTGCATTTGGCGGGTGGAGCTATTTACTATATCGATCCGATACCAGCTCCGGAAAGGTTACCGATTACCGTGCGCGCAAAACGGCTACAGGCCGCGTAA
- the nifS gene encoding cysteine desulfurase NifS, producing the protein MTVEAFIRKPDTAIEMVYLDNNATTKLDPKVLEAMWPFLADYYGNPSSIHQLGAKVGHALEAAREKVQTLIGAEYSTEVVFTSCATEATSTAILSAVEAMSERREIITSVVEHPATIQLCQHLERKGYKVHWIGVDRKGRLDVEAYRRALSEQVAIVSIMWANNETGTLFPIEMLAKLAKEVGAQFHVDAVQVAGKYPINVQNTDIDMLSISGHKFHAPKGVGALYLRRGTRFRPLLRGGHQERGRRAGTENAASIIGMGVAAELAYQALPQEMTRLAMLRDRLEQGILARIPSTFVTGNPQQRVPNTSNIAIEYIEGEALLLMLNQVGIAASSGSACTSGSLEPSHVMKAMQIPFTAAHGTLRFSLSRFSSDDDVDYVLAQLPPIVERLRMLSPYWDNANNCGSAEMFTPAYA; encoded by the coding sequence ATGACTGTTGAAGCATTCATCCGCAAACCGGACACCGCTATTGAGATGGTGTATCTGGACAATAACGCCACCACCAAACTGGACCCCAAAGTGCTGGAGGCGATGTGGCCGTTTTTAGCCGACTACTATGGTAACCCGTCGTCGATCCACCAGTTGGGGGCCAAAGTTGGTCACGCGCTGGAAGCGGCTCGCGAAAAAGTGCAGACGTTGATTGGTGCAGAATACAGCACCGAAGTGGTCTTTACTTCCTGTGCCACCGAAGCCACCAGTACCGCAATTTTGTCGGCAGTAGAAGCGATGTCGGAACGGCGGGAAATCATCACCTCGGTAGTGGAACATCCGGCCACCATACAGTTGTGTCAGCATCTGGAGCGTAAAGGCTACAAGGTGCACTGGATTGGGGTGGACCGTAAAGGGCGGCTCGATGTGGAAGCCTATCGCCGGGCGCTGAGTGAGCAAGTGGCGATTGTGTCGATCATGTGGGCCAATAATGAAACCGGCACCTTGTTCCCAATAGAAATGCTGGCAAAACTGGCGAAAGAAGTCGGGGCGCAGTTCCATGTCGATGCGGTGCAGGTCGCCGGGAAATACCCAATCAATGTGCAGAATACCGACATCGATATGCTGTCGATCTCCGGTCATAAATTCCATGCGCCGAAGGGCGTCGGCGCTTTATACCTGCGCCGCGGCACCCGTTTCCGGCCATTGCTGCGGGGGGGGCATCAGGAACGTGGCCGTCGTGCCGGGACTGAAAATGCCGCGTCTATTATCGGCATGGGCGTTGCTGCCGAACTGGCCTATCAAGCATTGCCGCAAGAGATGACCCGTTTGGCGATGCTGCGTGACCGTCTGGAGCAGGGGATCCTCGCCCGTATTCCCAGCACTTTTGTTACCGGCAATCCGCAGCAACGAGTACCCAATACCAGCAATATTGCCATCGAATATATTGAAGGAGAGGCACTGCTGCTGATGTTGAATCAGGTGGGTATTGCAGCCTCCTCCGGCTCTGCCTGTACCTCAGGTTCGCTGGAACCTTCGCATGTGATGAAAGCGATGCAGATCCCGTTCACTGCCGCCCACGGGACCTTGCGCTTCTCGTTGTCACGCTTCTCCAGCGACGATGATGTGGATTATGTGTTGGCGCAGTTGCCGCCAATTGTGGAACGGCTGCGGATGTTATCCCCCTATTGGGACAACGCCAATAACTGCGGCTCCGCCGAGATGTTTACACCGGCTTATGCCTGA
- a CDS encoding DUF6868 family protein has protein sequence MSLEQITALFQWMALINIGLLSLSAVLAAAFKPLLFKLHGQLFGLEPRQISAVIYGFLGFYKVLILVFNLVPYLAMLIVSNY, from the coding sequence ATGTCACTTGAACAGATTACTGCGTTATTCCAATGGATGGCGCTAATTAATATCGGCTTGCTGAGTCTGTCAGCAGTGTTAGCCGCCGCCTTTAAACCTTTGCTGTTCAAATTACACGGTCAGTTATTCGGTCTGGAGCCACGACAGATTTCGGCGGTGATATATGGCTTTCTGGGATTCTATAAGGTGCTGATATTGGTATTTAATCTGGTGCCCTACTTGGCCATGCTGATCGTGAGTAATTACTGA
- a CDS encoding NifB/NifX family molybdenum-iron cluster-binding protein, with translation MMQQPLISDEAALRIALAVRSLPEVGLGSLLDLLLQHLGEPLSAEKLAGISPKSFRVMVSSLSETPTRRDVSSALAILTNNEVEELDAPQLCLLPPLVGPKLTVAITSNQGEMINGHYGSCMRVLVYEVNAYAHQLLDVHNIDGGLQGEARAEYMLNKLKGCQLLFTLSIGGPAAAKVTRANIHPVKNTVPVPAAEALTELSQVISHNPPPWICKLLGITSSQNALQFEED, from the coding sequence ATGATGCAACAACCTTTGATTTCAGATGAAGCCGCCTTGCGCATTGCCCTGGCGGTACGGAGCTTGCCGGAAGTGGGCTTAGGCTCGCTGCTGGATCTGCTGCTGCAGCATCTGGGCGAACCCCTGTCCGCAGAAAAACTGGCGGGTATTTCACCTAAATCGTTTCGGGTGATGGTGTCTTCGCTCAGCGAGACGCCGACCCGCCGCGATGTGTCGTCGGCACTGGCAATCCTCACCAATAATGAGGTGGAGGAACTGGATGCGCCGCAACTGTGCCTGTTACCGCCGTTAGTCGGCCCCAAGCTCACGGTGGCGATTACCTCCAATCAGGGCGAAATGATCAATGGTCATTATGGTTCCTGTATGCGGGTGCTGGTGTATGAAGTGAATGCCTATGCTCATCAGCTGCTGGATGTGCACAATATTGATGGCGGCCTGCAGGGCGAGGCCCGCGCCGAATATATGCTGAATAAGCTGAAGGGCTGTCAGCTGCTGTTTACCTTGTCCATCGGTGGGCCGGCGGCGGCAAAAGTCACTCGTGCCAATATCCATCCTGTCAAGAACACGGTACCGGTGCCAGCGGCAGAGGCATTAACAGAACTGAGTCAGGTGATTAGTCACAACCCACCCCCTTGGATCTGCAAACTGCTGGGGATCACCTCCAGTCAGAATGCGCTGCAGTTCGAGGAGGATTGA
- a CDS encoding nitrogen fixation protein NifZ has product MATPAMFDTVEDSEHSRFDNGSEVRVVRDVRNDGSFYGLEKGELLVAEGAVGMVRSFGWFLQDQIIYEVFFPHNGRQIGLRDVEVIDAALPWQPCRFRSLDIAQLALSLSIEGAVVAHKGALVQVQWPHRDLDSGTLSYDILLANDIEVTVPDRALLEPDTTVEDLRWRRKSSAI; this is encoded by the coding sequence ATGGCAACTCCGGCAATGTTTGATACCGTCGAAGACAGTGAACACAGTCGTTTCGATAACGGCAGTGAAGTAAGGGTCGTTCGCGATGTGCGTAACGATGGCAGCTTCTATGGATTGGAAAAGGGTGAGCTGCTGGTAGCAGAAGGCGCCGTGGGCATGGTGCGCAGCTTTGGCTGGTTTTTGCAGGATCAGATCATCTATGAGGTGTTCTTTCCTCATAATGGCCGGCAAATTGGTCTGCGTGATGTGGAAGTGATCGATGCGGCATTGCCTTGGCAACCTTGTCGTTTCCGCTCACTGGATATTGCGCAACTGGCGTTATCCCTGAGTATTGAAGGTGCGGTGGTAGCGCACAAAGGGGCGTTGGTGCAAGTGCAATGGCCGCACCGGGATCTCGACAGCGGCACCCTCAGCTATGACATTTTGCTGGCTAACGACATTGAAGTGACAGTGCCAGACCGGGCGTTGTTGGAACCGGATACAACCGTAGAGGATTTACGATGGAGACGCAAAAGCAGCG
- the nifU gene encoding Fe-S cluster assembly protein NifU: MWDYSEKVKQHFFNPKNAKLLSDANARGDVGSISCGDALSLSLKINPETEVIEDAGFQTFGCGSAIASSSALTEIIIGKTLEQALKVTNQDIADYLDGLPPEKMHCSVMGMEALHAAAANYRGESLEDDHEEGELICKCFAVDDLMIKRVVKANGLTTVEEVINYTKAGGACTSCHEKIEWVLDACLAEMAGDASAKPLQVAVQAPAVVEDIPMAFDAALAEKITVIEQVIAEVRPAVQADGGDIRLVDVEDNLVFVTMSGACTGCGLSGLTLANVEVKISKALGEPYTVFPVQETTPVAKKDATYDC, encoded by the coding sequence ATGTGGGATTATTCCGAAAAAGTGAAGCAGCATTTTTTCAATCCGAAAAATGCCAAACTGCTCAGTGATGCCAATGCCAGAGGCGATGTCGGCTCCATCAGTTGCGGTGATGCGCTGAGTCTGAGTCTGAAGATCAATCCCGAGACTGAGGTTATTGAAGATGCCGGTTTCCAAACCTTTGGCTGCGGTAGCGCCATTGCCTCATCTTCGGCTCTCACTGAAATCATTATTGGCAAAACCTTGGAGCAGGCACTCAAGGTGACTAACCAGGATATTGCGGACTATCTAGATGGCCTGCCACCGGAAAAAATGCACTGCTCGGTAATGGGTATGGAAGCCTTACATGCTGCCGCGGCGAATTATCGCGGGGAAAGTCTGGAAGATGACCATGAAGAAGGTGAGCTAATCTGCAAATGCTTCGCGGTCGATGACCTGATGATCAAACGAGTGGTGAAAGCCAATGGCCTTACCACCGTGGAAGAAGTGATCAACTACACCAAGGCTGGCGGCGCATGCACTTCCTGTCACGAAAAAATTGAGTGGGTACTGGATGCCTGTCTGGCCGAAATGGCGGGCGACGCGTCAGCCAAACCGTTGCAGGTCGCGGTGCAGGCCCCTGCGGTAGTAGAAGACATTCCTATGGCATTTGATGCCGCGCTGGCTGAAAAAATCACCGTGATTGAACAGGTGATTGCCGAAGTGCGGCCGGCAGTACAGGCCGATGGTGGCGATATTCGCTTGGTGGATGTGGAAGACAATCTGGTGTTTGTCACCATGTCTGGCGCTTGCACCGGTTGTGGATTGTCGGGGCTGACACTGGCAAATGTGGAAGTGAAGATCTCGAAAGCCTTAGGCGAGCCTTACACCGTTTTTCCGGTACAGGAGACCACACCGGTTGCGAAAAAGGACGCCACTTATGACTGTTGA
- a CDS encoding nitrogenase-stabilizing/protective protein NifW: METIQVENITVEPEASWHNRRGPAATVLPETLQTAEDFLDYFNVKYDPELVTTKRVQILRLYHAILERYDPPLTKEHHRKAVRIAYGSLAMGQELAFADMGCGDCSGCSV, from the coding sequence ATGGAAACCATTCAGGTAGAAAATATCACCGTAGAACCGGAAGCCTCCTGGCATAACCGTCGCGGCCCGGCAGCGACAGTATTGCCAGAGACTTTGCAGACAGCAGAGGATTTTCTGGACTACTTTAACGTTAAGTACGACCCGGAATTAGTCACCACCAAACGGGTGCAGATTTTGCGGCTGTATCACGCCATTCTCGAACGTTACGATCCGCCCTTGACCAAGGAACACCATCGTAAAGCGGTACGTATTGCTTACGGTTCGTTAGCGATGGGGCAAGAGCTGGCATTTGCCGATATGGGTTGTGGCGATTGCAGTGGCTGTAGTGTCTGA
- the fdxB gene encoding ferredoxin III, nif-specific codes for MSNIVGTTRGGKTWEPQFIQAVDQDNCIGCGRCFKVCSRNVFDLVEREPDEDDYGEEVMMVMEIADAGDCIGCQSCAKVCPKVCQSFAAVAA; via the coding sequence ATGAGCAATATCGTGGGGACTACCCGTGGCGGTAAAACCTGGGAACCGCAATTTATCCAGGCAGTAGATCAGGATAACTGCATCGGCTGTGGCCGCTGCTTTAAGGTCTGTTCCCGGAATGTGTTCGATCTGGTGGAACGTGAGCCGGATGAAGACGATTACGGCGAAGAGGTGATGATGGTGATGGAAATCGCCGACGCTGGCGATTGCATCGGTTGCCAGTCCTGCGCCAAGGTATGTCCGAAAGTCTGTCAGAGCTTCGCGGCAGTTGCCGCATAG
- the nifV gene encoding homocitrate synthase, whose protein sequence is MSSIKPPNVIVNDTTLRDGEQSPGVAFTTDEKVQLARLLEAAGVPELEVGIPAMGAQEQEAIAAITASLTQTKTMAWCRMSELDISQALNLGLDWVDLSIPVSRQQIRHKLNINPEQVLARCDRYVKQALDLGFQVCVGMEDASRADADMLHSVAAVAQAAGASRIRFADTLGILEPFRTREMIASLRQHTDLQIEMHAHNDLGLATANTLAAIDAGATSVNTTVNGLGERAGNAPLEEVAVALQVLNKGHTGIALPQLPALCQYALVASGRLVSPQKAIVGDAVFTHESGIHIDGLLKDVNNYQGFAPALVGREHTLVLGKHSGISAILEVYHRLGIELSDQQCEQLRSQLRQWSESRKCSPREADLRALAQPFIHALYADA, encoded by the coding sequence ATGAGTAGTATCAAGCCGCCAAACGTAATTGTTAACGATACCACCCTGCGTGACGGTGAACAGTCACCTGGGGTAGCGTTTACCACCGATGAGAAGGTGCAGTTGGCGCGGTTGCTCGAAGCCGCTGGGGTGCCAGAGCTGGAAGTGGGTATTCCGGCGATGGGCGCGCAGGAACAGGAAGCAATTGCAGCCATCACCGCATCACTGACCCAGACCAAAACCATGGCCTGGTGCCGTATGAGCGAACTGGATATCAGTCAGGCACTGAATCTGGGGCTGGATTGGGTTGATTTGTCGATCCCGGTGTCACGGCAACAGATCCGCCACAAGCTGAATATCAACCCAGAACAGGTGCTGGCCCGTTGTGATCGTTACGTTAAACAGGCTCTGGATCTGGGGTTTCAGGTGTGTGTCGGTATGGAAGATGCTTCTCGCGCTGATGCCGATATGTTGCACTCGGTTGCTGCAGTAGCACAGGCTGCCGGGGCCAGCAGAATACGTTTTGCCGATACATTAGGGATCCTCGAACCATTTCGTACTCGCGAGATGATCGCTAGCCTCAGACAACACACCGATTTGCAGATCGAAATGCATGCTCACAATGATTTGGGGTTAGCGACCGCTAACACACTGGCAGCGATAGATGCCGGGGCCACCTCCGTCAATACCACGGTCAACGGTCTCGGGGAGCGGGCGGGAAATGCGCCGCTGGAGGAGGTGGCCGTGGCACTTCAAGTGTTGAATAAAGGCCATACCGGGATTGCACTGCCACAGTTACCCGCGTTATGTCAGTACGCTTTGGTGGCTTCTGGTCGTTTGGTGTCACCACAGAAAGCGATTGTCGGTGACGCAGTATTTACCCACGAGTCTGGCATTCATATCGACGGCCTACTGAAAGACGTCAACAACTATCAGGGATTTGCGCCGGCGTTAGTGGGCCGCGAGCACACCTTAGTGCTGGGTAAGCATTCTGGCATTAGCGCCATTTTAGAGGTGTATCACCGTCTGGGAATCGAACTGAGCGATCAGCAGTGCGAACAGTTGCGCAGCCAGTTACGCCAGTGGTCGGAAAGCCGTAAATGCTCACCGCGCGAAGCCGACTTACGGGCGCTGGCGCAGCCATTTATTCATGCTCTTTATGCAGATGCCTAA